Genomic window (Deltaproteobacteria bacterium):
TGCGCGCGCAAGTGTCCGTACGACAACATCACGATGATGCCGCTGCCGGAGGACCAACAGCGCGACGGCGTCGTCAAGCGCGCGATCAAGTGCAACCTGTGCCGCGGCTACGCCTATTCGAACTGCGTGTACAACTGTCCGCGCGGCGCGGTGTTGCGCGTGGACCCGTTGCGCTACTTCGACGAACTCGCCCTGGTGATGGAGCCCGAGCAGGTCGAGGCGATCGAGTGGGCGCGCAAGCGGGCCGAGCAAGCCGGCACGCTCGGCACCAAGCAGCAGGTCCTGCCGCGGTCGACCCGGTTCATCAAGGTGTCGCTCGCGGTGTTCGCCGTCGGCCTCGCCGGCCTGATCGGCGCGTTCTTGCGGTCGCCGGCGCCCCGCGTCGGCGGCTCGTCCTGGGGCTTGACGTTCGGCGTCGTGGCGACCGGATGCCTCGCGTTTGCGATGCTGCTCGGCGCGCGCAAGCGCATGCGCACCCGCGCGCTCGGCCACCTGGAGGTGTGGACGCAGTATCACATGGTCGTCGGCGCGCTCGGATTCGTCGCCGCCCTCGCGCACGCGGGCTTTCGCATCACCGGCGTCTTCACCACCGCGCTGCTCGCGGTGTTCGCCGTCGAGGTCGCGACCGGCATCGCCGGCCAGGTTCTGTACACCGTCGTACCGCGGTTGCTCACGCGGCTCGAACGCCACGGCCTCGCGAAGCTGATCGAAGATCTGCTCGCCGAGGAGATCGAGCTGTCCGACGGCATCGCCGAGTTGGTCGATCGCGCACCGGCCGACGTGCAAGCGCTGGTGCGCGGTCCGATCGCCGCCGCGTCGGGCACGGTGCGCCAGCGCTACCGCGCCGACTACGACCCGGTCGCGCACGTCGACCGGGTGCGCGCGCTGCTGTCGGCCAAGCTGGCCGCCGTTCCGCCGGCGCACGCCGCCACCGTCGACCGCGTGCTGCGCGACACCAACCGGCTGCTCGACGTGCGCGCCCAGTTGCGCCTGCACCGGGCGATGAAGACCTGGCTGATCGTCCACCTCGCCGCGGCCGGCGCGCTCGCCGTGCTGGTCCCGGTCCACATCGTCGCGATGCTGACGGTCCTGTGATTCGCCTGCTGTTCCAGTCGGGCCCGCTCGCGGGCCGCGAGATCGCCACCGGCGCCGCCGAGATCCGCCTCGGCCGCGATCCGGCCCACAACGACGTCACGATCGACGACCCCATGGCGTCGGCGCGCCACTGCGTGCTGCGGCGGTCGCCGCGGGGCGCCTACCTCCTCGAGGACCTCCGGTCGACCAACGGCACCTACGTCAACGGCCGTCGGATCACCACCGAGTACCTCGCGCCCGGCGATCGGTTCGGCATCGGCGCCACCGAGATCGAGGTCGGCGACGGCCGCCCGCGCCTGCTGGTCGTCGGCGGCCCGCGCGCCGGCCGCGAAGTCCCTGTCGGCGCCGACCCGATCTCGATCGGCCGCGCCCCCGACAACGACCTCGTGTTCGACGACCCGGACGTGTCCGCACACCACTGCGTCCTGGTCGTGCACCCCACCGGCTTCATCCTGCAAGACAACGGCTCGACCAACGGGTCGTTCGTCAACGGCGAGCGCATCGTCCGCCAACCGGTCGACGACGGCGACGTAATCCGCGTCGGCGCCAACGACATCCGCTTTCTGATCGACGAGCCGGAGCGCACGACCGACGTCCACGAGGCGGCCGGCACCGGCGATGCGATCGCGCGGCTCGTCTTCGTGTCCGGGCCGCACGACGGCCTCGTCGTGCCGCTGGCCGAGGGGCAGATCGCGATCGGCCGCCGCCCGGATTGCGACGTCATCCTCGACGACCCGCTGGTATCCGCCGCCCACTGTGCGCTCACGGTCGAGGGCGGCCAGTTCCTGCTAATCGATGTCGGCTCCACCAACGGTACGCTGGTCAACGGCGCGCGGATCGACGGACCGACGAAACTCGGCCCGGGCGACCTGATCCAGATCGGCGCGAGCGTGTGCGAACTGCAGATCGCCGGCGGCGTCGCGACCGCGACCGGCCGCACGGTGATGTCGACGGTGATCGCCGAGGGAGCGTACGAGGTCACGTCCCGGCCCAAGTTCGTCATCGGCGGCGAAGTCGTGAGCGCGGACCAGGTCGACATCGGCCGCGCGCCGTCGTGCGCGATGCGGCTCGACAGCGACTTCGTGTCGCGCGTGCACTGCACGATCGCGTGGGCGGGCGACGGATTCTACGCGGAGGACCGCTCCACGCACGGGACGTACATCGGCGACCGGCGGATCGTGCGCGCCAAGCTCGAAGACGGCCACGTGCTGCGCTGCGGGCCGCACGTCATCAAGGTGTCGATTCGCGGGGAACGCTGCAGCCTCGAGGAGGCGGACGCCGCCGCCGCCCTCGCGGCGATCGAGATCGCCCGCGAGGCGCAGGCCGGCGTTGCGGGCGTGGCCGCCGCGGGCGCCGGCGCGCCGGCCGCCTACAAGACGGTGTTTCACGTCGCCGCGCCGGCCGCCGAATCCGTCGCGGACCGCAAGGCGGAGTTTCGCCAGCGCGCGCCGGCGTGGCGGCCCAGCTCCGACGTTCAGCCCAATCGACTGCCGGCCGTCGCCGTCGCGGTCGCCGCGGCCACGGCGGCCGGCCTGTGCGCCGTCTTGCTGTCGGCGAGCGACGGCGATGCGGCGCTGGTCAACCATCCGCTGTCCGAGTCGCACGCGTCCGTCGCGTTCCAGCGACAGGCGCGCGCCGCCGGCCTGCCCGGCGGATGCCGCGCATGCCACAGCCCGGGCGCCGGCGCCGACCGGGACAAGTGCACCCGATGCCACCCGGACCACGACGCGATTCGCCCGGCCCACGCGGCCGCGATCGGCAGCTGCGACACGTGTCACGCCGAGCACGATGGCGCTGCACGGTTCGATGCGTCCGGCGCGCCGTCACTGCTCGGAGCCGCCCGGCGTTGCACGACCGAAAGTTGCCACGCCAACCAACACGCCGACGCGTTCGCGACCTCCGGCCGCACGCCGCCTGTCGTGCTCGGCGCCGGCCCCGTACCCACCTTCGACCTGTCGCAGGAAGACCTGCACGCGCGACACGCCGTCGTCCGCCACCGCGGCGACGACGTCGCGATCGGCTGCACGGCCTGCCACGCCGCGATCGACACCGCGACCGGAGAGTTCGTGCCGGCGCCCGCGGGGCTCAGTTGCTTTCGCTGCCACGGCGGCGGCCAGGACGCGGTGCGGCACCAGTGTCTGTCCTGCCACACCGACGAGCACCCGCGCGGCGAGCTGAACCGCCTGCCGCCGGGCGATCCGCTCATCGCCCGCGCATCCCCCGTGCCGAGTCCCGGCCGGTCACTGTGGCTCGGCGGCGGGCTCGCCGTCGCGCTGTTCGCGCCGCTGGCGGCGATCGCGCTGGTGTTGCGCGCCCGCCGCCGCCAGCGCGCCGAGAAGCTCGTCGCCAAGCTCCAACAGTACCCCGCCGAGATCGTCAAGCGTCTCATCCACTCGATCAACCGCGAAAAGTGCGTCGGCTGCTCGCTGTGCGTCCAGGCGTGCCCGGCGAGCGTGCTCGAACTCGTCGACCACAAGTCGACGGTCGTCAACTTCGACGCCTGCATCCAGTGCCGCAAGTGCGAGGCGGCGTGCGCGTTCGACGCACTCCGCATGCACGAGGCCGACAAGCCACCCCCGATGATCTCCGTCCCCGACCTGGACACGTACTACCAGTCGCCGGTCGAGGGGCTGTACCTCATCGGCCAGGCGGCCGGCACGCCGCAGATCAAGAACGCGTCCAACCTCGGACGCGCCGCGATCCAGCACATGGTCAAGGCCGGGCTGCGGCCGGGTGCGGGCGCGGCGGCCGGCGCGCAGGTGGACGTGGTCATCGTCGGGTCGGGACCGGCGGGGCTGTCGGCCGCGCTCACCGCGCGCCAGCTCGGGTTGTCGTACGTCGTCCTCGAGAAGCAGCGCGCGCCCGCGTGGACCGTGCGCAACTACTACCACAAGGGCAAGGAGGTCATGGCCGAGCCGCACGACGTCGAGCTGCTCGGGCCGC
Coding sequences:
- a CDS encoding FHA domain-containing protein, with translation MPRVCDAARRAQAHAHPRARPPGGVDAVSHGRRRARIRRRPRARGLSHHRRLHHRAARGVRRRGRDRHRRPGSVHRRTAVAHAARTPRPREADRRSARRGDRAVRRHRRVGRSRTGRRASAGARSDRRRVGHGAPALPRRLRPGRARRPGARAAVGQAGRRSAGARRHRRPRAARHQPAARRARPVAPAPGDEDLADRPPRRGRRARRAGPGPHRRDADGPVIRLLFQSGPLAGREIATGAAEIRLGRDPAHNDVTIDDPMASARHCVLRRSPRGAYLLEDLRSTNGTYVNGRRITTEYLAPGDRFGIGATEIEVGDGRPRLLVVGGPRAGREVPVGADPISIGRAPDNDLVFDDPDVSAHHCVLVVHPTGFILQDNGSTNGSFVNGERIVRQPVDDGDVIRVGANDIRFLIDEPERTTDVHEAAGTGDAIARLVFVSGPHDGLVVPLAEGQIAIGRRPDCDVILDDPLVSAAHCALTVEGGQFLLIDVGSTNGTLVNGARIDGPTKLGPGDLIQIGASVCELQIAGGVATATGRTVMSTVIAEGAYEVTSRPKFVIGGEVVSADQVDIGRAPSCAMRLDSDFVSRVHCTIAWAGDGFYAEDRSTHGTYIGDRRIVRAKLEDGHVLRCGPHVIKVSIRGERCSLEEADAAAALAAIEIAREAQAGVAGVAAAGAGAPAAYKTVFHVAAPAAESVADRKAEFRQRAPAWRPSSDVQPNRLPAVAVAVAAATAAGLCAVLLSASDGDAALVNHPLSESHASVAFQRQARAAGLPGGCRACHSPGAGADRDKCTRCHPDHDAIRPAHAAAIGSCDTCHAEHDGAARFDASGAPSLLGAARRCTTESCHANQHADAFATSGRTPPVVLGAGPVPTFDLSQEDLHARHAVVRHRGDDVAIGCTACHAAIDTATGEFVPAPAGLSCFRCHGGGQDAVRHQCLSCHTDEHPRGELNRLPPGDPLIARASPVPSPGRSLWLGGGLAVALFAPLAAIALVLRARRRQRAEKLVAKLQQYPAEIVKRLIHSINREKCVGCSLCVQACPASVLELVDHKSTVVNFDACIQCRKCEAACAFDALRMHEADKPPPMISVPDLDTYYQSPVEGLYLIGQAAGTPQIKNASNLGRAAIQHMVKAGLRPGAGAAAGAQVDVVIVGSGPAGLSAALTARQLGLSYVVLEKQRAPAWTVRNYYHKGKEVMAEPHDVELLGPLPHWDTDREQLLAKWDELIAANGVDIRYNQDVTDVRRDGDRFAVATAGAPPQTWTGARVVLAIGTMGNPRKLGCPGDDLEKVRNALVDPDEFRGRAILVVGGTDSAIEVALALCDENRVWLSMRRAKFDRVKPANLERINAAVAAGKVTMLPSTQVSAVTATHVTLTNRNDQSTFELENDFVFAMIGGNPPTKWLQSIGVPYTEKPHAWSPPRTDELVRATQ